One genomic region from Burkholderia latens encodes:
- the mraZ gene encoding division/cell wall cluster transcriptional repressor MraZ, producing the protein MFQGASALTLDAKGRMSVPARYREALQGQAEGRVTVTKHPDGCLLLFPRPEWEVFRAKIAALPMDAHWWRRIFLGNAMDVDLDSAGRILVSPELRMAAGLEKEVMLLGMGSHFELWDSQTYNAKEQAAMAQGMPDALKNFTF; encoded by the coding sequence GTGTTCCAAGGGGCGTCGGCGCTGACGCTCGATGCGAAAGGGCGGATGTCGGTGCCGGCTCGCTATCGCGAAGCGCTGCAAGGACAGGCAGAAGGACGGGTGACTGTGACCAAGCACCCGGACGGCTGCCTGTTGCTGTTTCCGCGCCCCGAATGGGAAGTATTCCGCGCCAAGATTGCCGCGCTGCCGATGGATGCCCATTGGTGGCGGCGCATTTTCCTCGGCAACGCGATGGACGTCGATCTCGACAGCGCAGGCCGGATTCTCGTATCGCCCGAGCTGCGGATGGCGGCCGGACTGGAAAAGGAAGTCATGTTGTTGGGAATGGGTAGTCACTTCGAGCTGTGGGATTCGCAGACCTACAACGCGAAGGAGCAGGCAGCGATGGCGCAGGGCATGCCCGACGCGCTGAAGAACTTCACGTTCTGA
- the rsmH gene encoding 16S rRNA (cytosine(1402)-N(4))-methyltransferase RsmH yields MGNELQHRTVLLDEAVESLVTRPDGTYVDGTFGRGGHSRAVLARLAPAGRLIAFDKDPRAIETAQRIEDARFSIVHDSFASMRDALAARGIEKVSGVLLDLGVSSPQVDDPARGFSFRADGPLDMRMDPTRGESAAEWLARASVQELTEVIRDYGEERFAFQIAKALVARRAESDRLGPLDTTGELAQIVGHVVKTREKGKDPATRTFQAIRIHVNQELADLQVVLDAALSLLEQGGRLVVISFHSLEDRIVKRFMQAHASAPAVDRRLPLRAVDLPSPPLKIISRQFPSEAEVAANPRARSAVMRIAERVTP; encoded by the coding sequence ATGGGAAACGAATTGCAGCATCGGACCGTATTGCTGGACGAGGCGGTCGAGTCGCTCGTGACGCGGCCGGACGGCACGTATGTCGACGGCACGTTCGGGCGCGGCGGTCATAGTCGCGCGGTGCTCGCGCGGCTTGCGCCGGCCGGACGGCTCATCGCGTTCGACAAGGATCCGAGGGCGATCGAGACGGCGCAGCGCATCGAGGATGCGCGCTTCTCGATCGTGCATGACAGCTTTGCGTCGATGCGCGACGCGCTGGCGGCGCGCGGTATCGAAAAGGTGTCGGGGGTGTTGCTGGACCTGGGCGTGTCCTCGCCACAGGTGGACGATCCGGCGCGCGGTTTCAGCTTTCGCGCGGATGGTCCGCTGGACATGCGGATGGATCCGACGCGTGGCGAGTCGGCGGCCGAGTGGCTTGCACGGGCTTCGGTGCAGGAATTGACGGAGGTGATACGGGATTATGGGGAAGAACGGTTTGCTTTTCAGATTGCAAAGGCGCTTGTTGCTCGCCGGGCAGAGTCCGACCGTCTTGGGCCTCTCGACACCACGGGCGAGCTTGCCCAAATCGTGGGTCACGTCGTCAAAACCCGTGAGAAGGGCAAGGATCCGGCAACCCGCACCTTTCAGGCTATACGGATTCACGTCAATCAAGAGCTTGCGGACCTGCAAGTCGTACTAGACGCGGCATTGTCGTTGCTGGAGCAAGGGGGGCGGCTGGTGGTCATCAGCTTTCATTCACTCGAGGACCGGATCGTCAAGCGATTCATGCAGGCGCACGCCAGTGCGCCTGCGGTCGATCGCCGCCTGCCGCTCCGTGCCGTCGACCTCCCGAGCCCGCCGCTCAAGATCATCAGCCGTCAGTTCCCGAGCGAAGCCGAGGTCGCCGCAAATCCGCGCGCCCGCTCCGCCGTGATGCGCATTGCGGAGCGCGTCACGCCATGA
- the ftsL gene encoding cell division protein FtsL: protein MSRFNIFLLIIVMGCALSVVNSTNQQRQIFIQLQRAQSQERQLQQDYAQLQYQQSALSKTSRIEQLANDSLKMQPITTGRTQYLTLPPGAAKAIDAPIPASADAAAKRNGGAR, encoded by the coding sequence ATGAGCCGCTTCAATATCTTCCTGCTGATCATCGTGATGGGCTGCGCGCTGTCGGTCGTCAACTCGACGAACCAGCAACGCCAGATCTTCATTCAGCTGCAGCGTGCGCAGTCGCAGGAGCGTCAGCTTCAGCAGGACTATGCGCAGCTTCAATATCAGCAGAGCGCGCTGTCGAAGACGTCGCGGATCGAGCAGCTCGCGAACGATTCGCTGAAGATGCAGCCGATCACGACGGGCCGTACGCAATACCTGACGCTGCCGCCGGGCGCCGCGAAGGCGATCGACGCGCCGATTCCCGCATCGGCCGACGCGGCCGCCAAGCGCAACGGGGGCGCGCGATGA
- a CDS encoding peptidoglycan D,D-transpeptidase FtsI family protein, which translates to MKPSQKRQDVKFSSSPVLGVHLPMWRSKLVVFLLFMAFVALAARAFWIQGPGNAFYQKQGESRYQRTIELPATRGKILDRNGLVLATSLPVRAIWAIPDAVPDDLDANKIAQLGKLLGMTPKELRVKLSEDKGFVYVKRQVPIDIADKVAALDIPGVYQRNEYKRFYPEGEITAHLIGFTNVEDEGQEGVELGDQKMLSGTSGVRRVIKDRLGHIVEDVAEQIPPHNGTDVDLSIDSKIQYIAYANLKAAVEKFKAKAGAAMVVDVRTGEVLALVNYPTYNPNDRTRLTGEQLRNRILTDVFEPGSIMKPFTVSLALDLRRVTPNTLVETGNGHFVLDGAPITDDAGFGTLTVGGVIQKSSNIGATKIAMTMRPEEMWNMYTSIGLGQAPKVGFPGAAAGRLRPWKSWRRIEQATMSYGYGLSASLFQLARAYTAIAHDGELMPVTIFKTDPNQQIAGTQVFNPTTAREVRAMLETVVAPGGTSPDAAVAGYRVGGKSGTAYKHEGHGYTRKYRASFVGMAPMPNPRIVVAVSVDEPTAGSHFGGQVSGPVFSAIAGDTLRALNVPPNMPVKQLVVSDDAPGAAAAPAKPGGAKPGPQKLAAGAGAKHMIVSSTTRNSPGVVR; encoded by the coding sequence ATGAAACCGTCGCAAAAGCGCCAGGACGTCAAATTCTCGTCGAGCCCGGTGCTCGGCGTGCACCTGCCGATGTGGCGCTCGAAACTCGTCGTGTTCCTGCTGTTCATGGCGTTCGTCGCGCTCGCCGCGCGCGCGTTCTGGATCCAGGGGCCGGGCAACGCGTTTTATCAGAAGCAGGGCGAAAGCCGCTATCAGCGCACGATCGAGCTGCCGGCCACGCGCGGCAAGATTCTCGACCGTAACGGGCTCGTGCTCGCGACGAGCCTGCCGGTGCGTGCGATCTGGGCGATTCCCGACGCGGTGCCGGACGATCTCGACGCGAACAAGATCGCCCAGCTCGGCAAGCTCCTCGGCATGACGCCGAAGGAGCTGCGCGTGAAGCTGTCGGAAGACAAGGGCTTCGTCTACGTGAAGCGCCAGGTGCCGATCGACATCGCCGACAAGGTCGCCGCGCTCGACATCCCCGGCGTCTATCAGCGCAACGAATACAAGCGCTTCTATCCGGAAGGCGAGATCACCGCGCACCTGATCGGTTTCACGAACGTCGAGGACGAAGGGCAGGAAGGCGTCGAGCTCGGCGACCAGAAGATGCTGTCCGGCACGTCGGGTGTGCGTCGCGTGATCAAGGACCGCCTCGGGCACATCGTGGAGGACGTGGCCGAACAGATCCCGCCGCACAACGGTACGGACGTCGACCTGTCGATCGACAGCAAGATCCAGTACATCGCGTATGCGAACCTCAAGGCGGCCGTCGAGAAGTTCAAGGCGAAGGCTGGCGCGGCGATGGTCGTCGACGTGCGCACCGGCGAGGTGCTTGCGCTGGTCAACTATCCGACCTACAACCCGAACGACCGTACGCGCCTGACCGGCGAGCAACTGCGCAACCGGATCCTGACCGACGTGTTCGAGCCGGGCTCGATCATGAAGCCGTTCACGGTGTCGCTCGCGCTCGATCTGCGGCGCGTGACGCCGAACACGCTCGTCGAAACCGGCAACGGTCACTTCGTGCTGGACGGCGCGCCGATCACCGACGACGCGGGTTTCGGCACGTTGACGGTCGGCGGCGTGATTCAGAAGTCGAGCAACATCGGCGCGACGAAGATCGCGATGACGATGCGGCCCGAGGAAATGTGGAATATGTATACGAGCATCGGCCTCGGCCAGGCGCCGAAGGTCGGCTTCCCGGGCGCCGCGGCCGGCCGCCTGCGTCCGTGGAAGAGCTGGCGCCGCATCGAGCAGGCGACGATGTCGTACGGCTATGGGTTGTCCGCGTCGCTGTTCCAGCTCGCGCGCGCCTATACCGCGATCGCGCATGACGGCGAACTGATGCCCGTCACCATTTTCAAGACCGACCCCAACCAGCAGATTGCGGGCACGCAGGTATTCAACCCGACCACCGCGCGCGAAGTGCGCGCGATGCTCGAGACGGTGGTCGCGCCGGGCGGCACGTCGCCGGACGCGGCCGTGGCCGGCTATCGCGTCGGGGGCAAGAGCGGTACGGCGTACAAGCATGAAGGCCACGGTTACACGCGCAAGTACCGCGCGTCGTTTGTCGGGATGGCGCCAATGCCCAATCCGCGGATCGTCGTCGCGGTGTCCGTCGACGAACCGACGGCCGGCAGCCACTTCGGCGGCCAGGTGTCCGGCCCCGTATTCTCGGCGATCGCCGGCGACACGCTTCGCGCACTCAACGTACCGCCGAACATGCCGGTCAAGCAGCTCGTCGTGTCCGACGACGCGCCGGGCGCGGCGGCGGCCCCTGCCAAGCCGGGCGGCGCGAAGCCTGGCCCGCAGAAGCTCGCCGCAGGCGCCGGTGCGAAGCATATGATCGTATCCAGCACGACACGTAATTCACCAGGAGTTGTTCGATGA
- a CDS encoding UDP-N-acetylmuramoyl-L-alanyl-D-glutamate--2,6-diaminopimelate ligase, with amino-acid sequence MSAARSSHPAHQQIAAALAWLREHVTPAAQLHADTRSLQAGDVFLGYAVDGADNRAFISDAVARGAAAVLYQPEGLAAAPAAPAALAVPALDELAGEIASGWYGDPSDELLVVGVTGTNGKTSCTQWIAAALTALHQPCAVIGTLGTGMPGQLVPTGFTTPDAPQLQRSLAQLHAAGARAVAMEVSSHALHQGRVNGTAFDIAVFTNLTQDHLDYHGTFDAYEAAKAKLFAWRGLRAAVVNRDDAAGRRLLEKLAGRVRTIAYGIGDAHAADADRELVAHDVRATPTGTAFRLRSSWGDADVEVGTLGTFNVSNLLAVLGSLLAADVPFDAAIAEIARLESVNGRMQRLGGRLQNDEPLVVIDYAHTPDALDKTLDALRPIAAARGGRLVCMFGCGGDRDATKRPLMGAIAERLADEVVVTSDNPRSEDPQRIIDQVIAGMAAPERARRIEDRASAILQAVRGAAREDVVVLAGKGHEATQEIMGKKRAFSDQDHARLALAARATHGKGGGE; translated from the coding sequence ATGAGCGCCGCCCGCAGTTCACATCCGGCGCATCAGCAGATCGCAGCCGCGCTCGCGTGGCTGCGCGAGCATGTGACCCCCGCGGCGCAACTGCACGCCGACACGCGCAGCCTGCAGGCCGGCGACGTGTTTCTCGGCTATGCGGTCGACGGCGCGGACAATCGCGCATTCATTTCCGACGCCGTCGCGCGCGGCGCGGCCGCCGTGCTGTATCAGCCGGAAGGCCTCGCGGCCGCGCCGGCGGCGCCCGCCGCGCTTGCAGTGCCGGCCCTCGACGAACTGGCCGGCGAGATCGCCAGCGGCTGGTACGGCGACCCGAGCGACGAGTTGCTCGTCGTTGGCGTGACCGGCACGAACGGCAAGACGTCGTGCACGCAATGGATCGCCGCGGCGCTGACGGCGCTGCACCAGCCGTGCGCGGTGATCGGCACGCTGGGCACCGGGATGCCGGGGCAGCTTGTGCCCACCGGTTTCACGACGCCGGATGCGCCGCAGCTGCAGCGCAGCCTCGCGCAACTGCACGCCGCGGGCGCGCGGGCTGTCGCGATGGAGGTGTCGTCGCACGCGCTGCATCAGGGCCGGGTGAACGGCACGGCGTTCGATATCGCCGTCTTCACGAACCTCACGCAGGATCACCTCGACTACCACGGCACGTTCGACGCATACGAAGCCGCGAAGGCGAAGCTGTTCGCGTGGCGCGGGCTGCGCGCGGCGGTCGTCAATCGCGACGACGCAGCCGGCCGGCGCCTGCTCGAGAAGCTGGCCGGGCGCGTTCGCACGATCGCATACGGAATCGGCGACGCGCACGCGGCCGACGCCGATCGCGAACTGGTCGCCCACGATGTGCGCGCGACCCCGACGGGCACGGCATTCCGCCTGCGCTCGTCGTGGGGCGACGCGGACGTCGAGGTCGGCACGCTCGGCACGTTCAACGTCAGCAACCTGCTCGCGGTGCTCGGCTCGCTGCTCGCGGCCGACGTGCCGTTCGACGCGGCGATTGCCGAGATCGCGCGGCTCGAGTCCGTGAACGGGCGCATGCAGCGGCTCGGCGGCCGCCTGCAGAACGACGAACCGCTCGTCGTGATCGACTATGCGCACACCCCGGACGCGCTCGACAAGACGCTCGACGCGCTGCGCCCGATCGCGGCCGCGCGCGGCGGCCGGCTCGTCTGCATGTTCGGCTGCGGCGGGGATCGCGACGCGACGAAGCGCCCGTTGATGGGCGCGATCGCCGAGCGGCTCGCCGACGAAGTCGTCGTGACGAGCGACAACCCGCGCAGCGAAGATCCGCAGCGCATCATCGATCAGGTCATCGCAGGCATGGCCGCGCCCGAGCGCGCACGCCGCATCGAGGATCGCGCAAGCGCGATCCTGCAGGCCGTGCGCGGCGCGGCCCGCGAAGATGTCGTCGTGTTGGCCGGCAAGGGGCACGAGGCCACGCAGGAAATCATGGGAAAGAAACGCGCATTCTCCGATCAGGATCACGCACGGCTCGCGCTCGCGGCGCGCGCGACGCACGGCAAGGGAGGCGGCGAATGA